One Misgurnus anguillicaudatus chromosome 19, ASM2758022v2, whole genome shotgun sequence genomic region harbors:
- the ddx5 gene encoding probable ATP-dependent RNA helicase DDX5 isoform X2: MPGYSDRDRGGRDRGYSNGPPRFGGSRNGPPPGKKFGNPGDRLRKKHWNLDELPKFEKNFYRENHDVARRSIQEVDHYRRTKEITVKGRECPKPIVKFTEANFPNYVMDVINKQNWTEPTPIQSQGWPVALSGKDMVGIAQTGSGKTLSYLLPAIVHINHQPFLEHGDGPICLVLAPTRELAQQVQQVAAEYGKASRLKSTCIYGGAPKGPQIRDLERGVEICIATPGRLIDFLEVGKTNLRRCTYLVLDEADRMLDMGFEPQIRKIVDQIRPDRQTLMWSATWPKEVRQLAEDFLKEYVQINVGALQLSANHNILQIVDVCNDGEKEDKLLRLLEEIMSEKENKTIIFVETKRRCDDLTRRMRRDGWPAMGIHGDKSQQERDWVLNEFKYGKAPILIATDVASRGLDVEDVKFVINYDYPNNSEDYIHRIGRTARSQKTGTAYTFFTPNNMKQAHDLVSVLREANQAINPKLIQMAEDRGGKSNWSFAGRSRWRV; the protein is encoded by the exons ATGCCTGGATATTCAGACAGAGACCGCGGTGGCCGTGACAGAGG TTACAGCAATGGACCCCCACGTTTTGGAGGCAGCAGAAATGGACCACCTCCAGGGAAGAAGTTTGGCAATCCAGGTGACCGCCTGAGGAAAAAACACTGGAACCTGGATGAACTTCCCAAGTTTGAGAAGAACTTTTACAGGGAAAACCATGACGTCGCTCGACGATCAATT CAAGAAGTTGACCACTACAGAAGAACTAAAGAGATTACAGTGAAGGGAAGAGAATGTCCCAAACCCATTGTGAAGTTCACTGAAGCAAATTTTCCAA ACTACGTAATGGATGTCATTAACAAACAGAACTGGACTGAGCCAACACCCATCCAATCACAGGGTTGGCCAGTGGCACTTAGTGGTAAAGACATGGTTGGCATTGCACAGACCGGATCTGGGAAAACACTTTCA TACTTGCTCCCTGCTATTGTTCACATCAACCATCAACCATTCCTGGAGCACGGAGATGGACCCATT TGTTTGGTGTTAGCCCCCACCCGTGAACTGGCACAACAAGTCCAGCAGGTGGCGGCAGAGTACGGCAAAGCTTCTCGTCTCAAATCCACCTGTATCTACGGAGGAGCTCCCAAAGGGCCACAAATCCGGGATCTGGAGAGGGGAGTTGAAATCTGTATCGCCACCCCTGGCCGCCTTATCGATTTCCTGGAGGTTGGAAAGACAAATCTGCGCAGGTGCACATATCTTGTGCTGGATGAAGCCGACAGAATGCTGGACATGGGTTTCGAACCTCAGATTAGAAAAATTGTGGACCAAATTAGG CCTGATAGGCAGACCCTGATGTGGAGCGCTACATGGCCAAAAGAGGTGCGGCAGCTTGCCGAAGACTTTCTCAAAGAGTATGTGCAGATCAACGTTGGTGCTCTTCAACTCAGCGCTAATCACAATATCCTACAGATTGTTGATGTCTGCAATGATGGAGAAAAAGAGGATAA GCTGCTGCGTCTTCTGGAGGAAATCATGAGCGAAAAGGAGAACAAGACTATCATTTTTGTAGAGACCAAAAGAAGGTGTGATGATCTGACCAGGAGGATGCGCAGGGATGG GTGGCCTGCAATGGGTATCCATGGAGACAAGAGCCAGCAGGAAAGAGACTGGGTGCTTAATG AGTTTAAATACGGCAAAGCTCCCATCCTCATTGCCACAGATGTTGCCTCCAGAGGCCTAG aTGTTGAGGATGTCAAATTTGTCATAAACTATGACTACCCCAACAATTCCGAGGACTACATTCATCGTATCGGCCGTACGGCTCGAAGCCAGAAAACTGGGACAGCCTACACTTTCTTTACGCCCAACAACATGAAACAGGCACACGACCTCGTCTCTGTCCTCCGTGAGGCCAATCAAGCTATTAACCCCAAACTCATCCAGATGGCAGAAGACAGAGGAGGTAAATCCAATTG GTCGTTCGCGGGGAGGTCGAGGTGGAGGGTTTAG
- the ddx5 gene encoding probable ATP-dependent RNA helicase DDX5 isoform X1 → MPGYSDRDRGGRDRGYSNGPPRFGGSRNGPPPGKKFGNPGDRLRKKHWNLDELPKFEKNFYRENHDVARRSIQEVDHYRRTKEITVKGRECPKPIVKFTEANFPNYVMDVINKQNWTEPTPIQSQGWPVALSGKDMVGIAQTGSGKTLSYLLPAIVHINHQPFLEHGDGPICLVLAPTRELAQQVQQVAAEYGKASRLKSTCIYGGAPKGPQIRDLERGVEICIATPGRLIDFLEVGKTNLRRCTYLVLDEADRMLDMGFEPQIRKIVDQIRPDRQTLMWSATWPKEVRQLAEDFLKEYVQINVGALQLSANHNILQIVDVCNDGEKEDKLLRLLEEIMSEKENKTIIFVETKRRCDDLTRRMRRDGWPAMGIHGDKSQQERDWVLNEFKYGKAPILIATDVASRGLDVEDVKFVINYDYPNNSEDYIHRIGRTARSQKTGTAYTFFTPNNMKQAHDLVSVLREANQAINPKLIQMAEDRGGRSRGGRGGGFRDDRRDRHSGGRRDFNSYNQDNRNGDSYGQKKVFNSKPQNGSGSYNSSNSFNQGYGNNGQSNFSGGQSGGYGNQSYQSQQFNANQGGVQNGMSHPPPQFPFNPPQMPQSMPPFPMPPPAFPQ, encoded by the exons ATGCCTGGATATTCAGACAGAGACCGCGGTGGCCGTGACAGAGG TTACAGCAATGGACCCCCACGTTTTGGAGGCAGCAGAAATGGACCACCTCCAGGGAAGAAGTTTGGCAATCCAGGTGACCGCCTGAGGAAAAAACACTGGAACCTGGATGAACTTCCCAAGTTTGAGAAGAACTTTTACAGGGAAAACCATGACGTCGCTCGACGATCAATT CAAGAAGTTGACCACTACAGAAGAACTAAAGAGATTACAGTGAAGGGAAGAGAATGTCCCAAACCCATTGTGAAGTTCACTGAAGCAAATTTTCCAA ACTACGTAATGGATGTCATTAACAAACAGAACTGGACTGAGCCAACACCCATCCAATCACAGGGTTGGCCAGTGGCACTTAGTGGTAAAGACATGGTTGGCATTGCACAGACCGGATCTGGGAAAACACTTTCA TACTTGCTCCCTGCTATTGTTCACATCAACCATCAACCATTCCTGGAGCACGGAGATGGACCCATT TGTTTGGTGTTAGCCCCCACCCGTGAACTGGCACAACAAGTCCAGCAGGTGGCGGCAGAGTACGGCAAAGCTTCTCGTCTCAAATCCACCTGTATCTACGGAGGAGCTCCCAAAGGGCCACAAATCCGGGATCTGGAGAGGGGAGTTGAAATCTGTATCGCCACCCCTGGCCGCCTTATCGATTTCCTGGAGGTTGGAAAGACAAATCTGCGCAGGTGCACATATCTTGTGCTGGATGAAGCCGACAGAATGCTGGACATGGGTTTCGAACCTCAGATTAGAAAAATTGTGGACCAAATTAGG CCTGATAGGCAGACCCTGATGTGGAGCGCTACATGGCCAAAAGAGGTGCGGCAGCTTGCCGAAGACTTTCTCAAAGAGTATGTGCAGATCAACGTTGGTGCTCTTCAACTCAGCGCTAATCACAATATCCTACAGATTGTTGATGTCTGCAATGATGGAGAAAAAGAGGATAA GCTGCTGCGTCTTCTGGAGGAAATCATGAGCGAAAAGGAGAACAAGACTATCATTTTTGTAGAGACCAAAAGAAGGTGTGATGATCTGACCAGGAGGATGCGCAGGGATGG GTGGCCTGCAATGGGTATCCATGGAGACAAGAGCCAGCAGGAAAGAGACTGGGTGCTTAATG AGTTTAAATACGGCAAAGCTCCCATCCTCATTGCCACAGATGTTGCCTCCAGAGGCCTAG aTGTTGAGGATGTCAAATTTGTCATAAACTATGACTACCCCAACAATTCCGAGGACTACATTCATCGTATCGGCCGTACGGCTCGAAGCCAGAAAACTGGGACAGCCTACACTTTCTTTACGCCCAACAACATGAAACAGGCACACGACCTCGTCTCTGTCCTCCGTGAGGCCAATCAAGCTATTAACCCCAAACTCATCCAGATGGCAGAAGACAGAGGAG GTCGTTCGCGGGGAGGTCGAGGTGGAGGGTTTAGAGATGACCGCCGCGATCGCCACTCTGGCGGTAGGCGGGACTTCAACAGCTACAACCAAGACAACCGCAACGGCGACTCTTACGGACAAAAGAAGGTGTTTAACAGTAAGCCTCAGAACGGATCTGGAAGTTACAACAGCAGTAACAGTTTTAACCAGGGTTACGGTAATAATGGACAGTCAAACTTTAGCGGCGGCCAGTCTGGTGGTTACGGTAATCAAAGTTACCAGAGCCAGCAGTTTAACGCCAACCAAGGAGGCGTTCAGAACGGCATGAGCCACCCCCCTCCACAGTTCCCCTTTAACCCCCCACAGATGCCACAGTCCATGCCCCCCTTTCCCATGCCCCCACCTGCGTTCCCACAGTAA